The following proteins are encoded in a genomic region of Tigriopus californicus strain San Diego chromosome 6, Tcal_SD_v2.1, whole genome shotgun sequence:
- the LOC131882437 gene encoding uncharacterized protein LOC131882437, whose protein sequence is MKLIILSVLLVGSQVWAESNPDSSADADSAPDAQYTNLLSHAVNAYASADELINSPVNTQYHAQSELGEYSYGFDNPLSSKQEVKTADGVVQGSYSYASPDGRLITNNYISDDYGFRSSLAPSNGEDNGYGPGLLDLPDSPVGYSPIADIAPEIVAAYDQPQRYAPAQPALRVHPAVPDHVSVTSPGFEEQPHIPVGPDNYGPVAHEALPSGYAGSPQALPQLPTGTLHYSAHIEPVAPVVSKSAYSGYPFSRNTYRRTFPNQGYQYHRSHPFRQHGYSRPSYYSGNGYNNYNGYSSRYYH, encoded by the exons ATGAAACTG atCATTTTGAGTGTTCTGTTGGTGGGCAGTCAAGTCTGGGCGGAATCAAACCCGGATTCTTCGGCAGATGCCGATTCGGCCCCAGACGCGCAATACACCAACTTGCTGTCCCACGCCGTTAACGCCTACGCATCCGCTGACGAGTTAATCAACTCACCGGTCAACACCCAATATCATGCCCAATCTGAGCTTGGGGAGTATTCCTACGGTTTCGACAACCCCTTGTCCTCCAAGCAAGAGGTCAAAACCGCTGATGGCGTCGTTCAAGGAAGCTACTCTTACGCCTCACCCGACGGTCGCTTGATCACGAACAACTACATATCTGATGATTACGGTTTCCGTTCATCATTGGCACCTTCCAACGGCGAAGACAACGGTTACGGACCCGGCCTTCTCGATTTGCCTGACTCTCCCGTGGGCTACTCTCCCATTGCCGACATTGCCCCTGAAATTGTGGCCGCCTACGACCAACCCCAAAGATACGCTCCAGCCCAACCGGCACTGCGCGTCCACCCAGCCGTGCCCGATCACGTGAGCGTCACTAGTCCTGGTTTTGAAGAGCAGCCCCATATCCCTGTGGGACCTGATAACTACGGCCCCGTGGCCCACGAGGCTTTGCCCTCGGGGTACGCTGGAAGCCCTCAAGCTTTGCCCCAATTGCCCACCGGAACCCTTCACTACAGCGCTCACATCGAGCCAGTGGCACCGGTTGTGTCCAAGTCAGCCTACAGTGGCTATCCGTTCTCCCGAAACACCTACCGACGTACTTTCCCCAATCAGGGTTACCAATACCACCGCAGCCACCCATTCCGACAACACGGATACTCCAGGCCGTCTTACTACTCTGGCAATGGCTACAATAACTACAACGGATACTCATCCAGATATTACCACTGA
- the LOC131882431 gene encoding uncharacterized protein LOC131882431: MANVERPASVYGGLVAKIKRHPRVFPRVMCLCRALGHLMVHISLMARIDPQFWPRALPILELDMEKTRGIFMSQSFNDVLLLFGLPFSFGSDRLALPILQDVMGGLIWASLQFSLLMETSNSVMTLILCFIKLLSLYLLKVNYNLDSIYMSVVLGIAGFLKINTYEDPLNTGTIFLITFWCYCLVRNVPSFLVGLLFSVEEMLANNQNPTAIFHEYVVVDFTSFMIFGGATGLSVLFSQWNGLIEDPLGLPQWVMEHLGQTPMGVITMALSFCALSCITNKWFRAALNYLANIPFLEDTINKGVYPGLFCVLLWLDAGRKPDEATLRLASALSLLGLWTGTMYMLVRTLRQVLKRDLTMRPLRKFACTVLVALLLIGVCVECAVEFFIPYFKANQHSLVVAMGCLHIMMASHIFTDTLRACIYYIVNRTDVFGSPIKWDGAFHNFKLIDITSRMGLSTYCGGLCFSAFYHSDLKQFYSFSGVCILNTVGLYRSCRYFIDTQARSQHVVSLMQRMDDANPERIARVNDNCSVCWSSLDDDGSVKVTPCDHLFHNLCLQSCLYNSSTCPMCRYEFGPNNNEQGDGNDTEDEVVHPEQ; this comes from the exons ATGGCCAATGTAGAGAGGCCGGCTTCGGTCTATGGCGGCCTAGTGGCCAAAATCAAACGCCATCCCCGCGTGTTTCCCCGTGTCATGTGTCTGTGTCGTGCTTTGGGCCATCTGATGGTACACATCTCGTTAATGGCCCGGATAGACCCGCAGTTCTGGCCGAGGGCCCTGCCCATTTTGGAGTTGGACATGGAGAAAACCCGAGGGATCTTCATGAGCCAGAGCTTCAATGATGTGCTCTTGTTGTTTGGATTGCCGTTCAGTTTTGGAAGTGATCGACTAGCTCTGCCCATTTTGCAAGATGTCATGGGAGGGCTCATCTGGGCCTCTTTGCAATTTTCCCTCTTGATGGAAACTTCTAACTCGGTCATGACG CTTATTTTGTGCTTCATCAAGCTTCTCAGCCTCTATTTGCTGAAGGTCAACTACAACCTAGACAGCATTTACATGTCTGTTGTTCTGGGTATTGCTGGATTTCTGAAGATCAACACCTATGAAGATCCTCTTAACACTGGAACCATATTTTTGATCACGTTTTGGTGTTACTGTCTGGTCAGAAATGTCCCGTCTTTCCTCGTGGGATTGCTCT TTTCGGTGGAAGAGATGTTGGCCAACAATCAGAATCCCACGGCTATATTCCATGAATACGTAGTCGTGGATTTCACTTCGTTTATGATCTTCGGAGGTGCCACTGGATTGTCCGTCTTGTTTTCTCAATGGAATGGACTGATAGAAGACCCTCTGGGCTTGCCCCAATGGGTCATGGAGCATCTCGGCCAGACTCCTATGGGTGTGATCACGATGGCCTTGTCATTTTGCGCGTTGAGTTGCATTACAAATAAATGGTTTCGAGCGGCTCTGAACTACTTGGCGAACATTCCATTTCTGGAAGATACAATCAACAAGGGAGTTTATCCTG GCCTCTTTTGTGTACTGTTGTGGTTGGACGCTGGACGAAAACCGGATGAAGCCACATTACGCCTCGCATCCGCATTATCTCTGTTGGGATTATGGACGGGGACCATGTACATGTTGGTTCGAACCTTGCGTCAGGTTCTCAAACGAGACTTGACCATGCGGCCTTTACGGAAGTTCGCATGTACTGTGTTGGTGGCATTGCTCCTTATTGGGGTCTGTGTGGAATGCGCCGTCGAATTCTTCATCCCGtatttcaaggccaatcaaCACTCGCTGGTCGTCGCCATGGGATGCCTGCATATCATGATGGCTTCTCATATTTTCA CTGATACCTTAAGGGCTTGCATCTATTACATCGTCAATAGAACAGACGTATTTGGATCACCTATCAAATGGGACGGGGCGTTCCACAATTTCAAACTCATCGATATTACATCCCGAATGGGTCTGTCTACCTACTGTGGAGGCCTCTGTTTTTCGGCCTTTTATCATTCCGATCTGAAGCAATTTTATTCCTTCAGTGGTGTGTGTATTTTGAATACCGTAGGCTTATACCGAAGTTGTCGCTATTTCATTGATACTCAAGCTCGAAGCCAG CACGTTGTCTCATTAATGCAACGCATGGACGATGCCAATCCAGAGCGAATTGCTCGCGTGAACGATAACTGTTCCGTTTGTTGGAGTTCCCTGGATGATGATGGCTCCGTCAAAGTGACTCCTTGTGATCACTTGTTCCATAACTTGTGCCTCCAAAGCTGCCTCTATAACTCGTCCACGTGCCCAATGTGCCGGTATGAGTTCGGCCCCAATAACAATGAACAGGGTGACGGAAACGACACCGAAGATGAAGTGGTGCATCCTGAACAGTAG
- the LOC131882429 gene encoding potassium voltage-gated channel protein Shab-like isoform X3, with translation MTTTANQSNKMTDTSAIAQFQGGTRAVHFDDLDSVISEEEPIYASAGTQTSSLCSEGVTRTSSFISLGSTVIESLYPATAPNEYRGFMMSNSFLTDGGESLEEFKGLSSTKQNVELFKILSAIASEIENLRMSTEKRFLALEQVVQRQQGSSSVTTVGGSSSRSSGANGIPHQWDKIKANRAYNQYKNMAGPMLKQRRDSKASKADSSLINQELAEEDESSLGSLGDQRSPSWPRLTELEYLREKKRADEQLVILNVGGVRFEATWSLLERLPQTRLGKLRKCQTDQEVLELCAGFNPETNEYKFDRQPRNFPCVLNFLNTGKLHLGEETCVIAFSQDMEYWGVDDLYLEPCCVQRYYQQRELLNWDHQIKKEEENEYFRPGRVGKFQKILWDLFEKPHTSLGARIVAIISITFIIISTVVLTLNTLPYFSARSQEDHEKDYPPFALLEAVYMSWFTFEFVIRLLSCPSKVKFMKSLMNVIDLLAILPYYVSIALVNSTDIGQLTEVRRIAQFFRIMRILRIFKLARHSVGLQSLGFTLRNSYKELGLLMLFIIMGVLIFSSLAYVFEKDDRQTKFTTMMDSYWWALITMTTVGYGDISPVTGFGKVIGSCCAICGVLVIALPIPIIGNNFAAFYKNERRREQLAEKKLAIERARRKGAIQPFPGQTSLPLEENLGLELDVTELDTESIQCSEDGRLERSFMKTTTSTFVNGLTRSSNKPNSMPKVAVK, from the exons ATGACCACAACAGCCAATCAATCCAACAAGATGACCGATACCTCGGCCATAGCCCAATTCCAGGGCGGGACTAGGGCGGTTCACTTTGACGATTTGGACAGTGTGATCAGTGAGGAGGAGCCCATCTATGCCTCCGCTGGCACTCAGACCTCATCCCTTTGTTCCGAAGGAGTCACCAGGACAAGCTCCTTCATTAGTTTGGGATCAACCGTGATCGAAAGTCTTTATCCCGCCACGGCTCCCAACGAATACAGAGGTTTCATGATGAGTAACAGCTTCTTGACGGATGGTGGCGAGTCCTTGGAGGAGTTCAAAGGCCTCTCCAGCACCAAACAGAATGTGGAGTTATTCAAGATTTTGAGTGCCATTGCTAGTGAGATCGAAAACCTCCGAATGTCCACGGAAAAACGGTTCTTAGCCTTGGAACAAGTAGTGCAGAGACAACAGGGCAGTAGCTCAGTGACCACGGTAGGAGGTTCCAGCTCTCGTAGCTCGGGAGCTAATGGTATCCCTCACCAATGGGACAAAATCAAGGCTAATCGAGCATACAACCAATACAAGAACATGGCCGG ACCCATGCTTAAACAAAGGCGGGATTCCAAGGCCTCCAAGGCCGACTCGAGCTTGATTAATCAAGAGTTGGCTGAGGAGGATGAATCCAGTTTGGGTAGCCTTGGAGATCAAAGATCGCCATCGTGGCCTCGGCTGACTGAGCTAGAATATCtcagggagaaaaaaagggcaGACGAGCAACTCGTCATCCTCAATGTGGGCGGAGTCAGGTTTGAG GCAACATGGTCTCTTCTGGAACGCTTACCCCAGACTCGCCTGGGCAAGTTGCGAAAATGTCAAACTGACCAAGAAGTTTTGGAACTTTGTGCCGGCTTCAATCCCGAAACCAACGAGTACAAGTTTGACCGACAACCTCGCAACTTCCCGTGTGTCCTGAACTTCTTGAACACGGGCAAGCTCCATTTGGGGGAAGAAACTTGTGTGATTGCCTTCTCGCAG GACATGGAATATTGGGGAGTGGATGACCTCTATTTGGAACCCTGTTGCGTTCAGAGGTACTATCAACAACGGGAACTCCTCAATTGGGATCACCAGatcaagaaagaggaggaaaacGAATACTTTCGACCAGGTCGGGTGGGCAAGTTCCAAAAGATTCTTTGGGACCTGTTTGAGAAACCGCACACCTCCTTAGGAGCCCGG ATCGTCGCCATCATCTCCATCACgttcatcatcatttccacGGTGGTCCTGACGCTCAATACGCTTCCGTATTTCTCGGCCAGAAGCCAAGAGGATCACGAAAAAGATTACCCTCCATTTGCTCTGCTAGAGGCGGTTTACATGTCTTGGTTCACCTTCGAATTTGTG ATACGTTTATTGTCATGCCCCAGTAAGGTCAAGTTCATGAAGAGTCTTATGAATGTGATTGACCTGTTGGCCATCCTCCCGTACTATGTTAGTATCGCTCTGGTCAACTCCACAGACATTGGACAACTCACCGAGGTCCGGAGAATTGCTCAATTTTTCCGAATTATGCGTATTCTTAG GATTTTCAAGCTAGCCAGACATTCAGTGGGCCTTCAGAGCCTTGGCTTTACTTTACGGAACAGTTATAAAGAGCTCGGCCTTCTGATGCTATTCATCATCATGGGAGTACTGATCTTTTCCTCATTGgcatatgtttttgaaaaagacgACCGCCAAACCAAGTTCACTACCATGATGGATTCGTATTGGTGGGCTTTGATTACCATGACCACG GTTGGTTATGGTGACATCAGTCCGGTAACCGGATTTGGTAAGGTGATAGGATCTTGTTGCGCCATTTGTGGCGTCTTGGTGATAGCCCTTCCGATTCCGATAATTGGGAACAATTTCGCGGCCTTTTACAAGAACGAACGCCGGCGAGAGCAATTGGCGGAGAAGAAATTGGCCATCGAGCGCGCTCGGCGCAAAGGCGCCATTCAGCCGTTCCCGGGGCAGACCTCGCTACCTTTGGAGGAAAATTTGGGCCTGGAACTGGATGTGACGGAATTGGACACAG AATCCATTCAATGCTCTGAGGATGGCAGACTTGAGCGATCCTTCATGAAGACAACTACTTCGACTTTTGTGAATGGACTGACCCGATCATCGAACAAGCCCAACTCCATGCCAAAAGTGGCCGtgaaatga
- the LOC131882429 gene encoding potassium voltage-gated channel protein Shab-like isoform X2, which produces MTTTANQSNKMTDTSAIAQFQGGTRAVHFDDLDSVISEEEPIYASAGTQTSSLCSEGVTRTSSFISLGSTVIESLYPATAPNEYRGFMMSNSFLTDGGESLEEFKGLSSTKQNVELFKILSAIASEIENLRMSTEKRFLALEQVVQRQQGSSSVTTVGGSSSRSSGANGIPHQWDKIKANRAYNQYKNMAGPMLKQRRDSKASKADSSLINQELAEEDESSLGSLGDQRSPSWPRLTELEYLREKKRADEQLVILNVGGVRFEATWSLLERLPQTRLGKLRKCQTDQEVLELCAGFNPETNEYKFDRQPRNFPCVLNFLNTGKLHLGEETCVIAFSQDMEYWGVDDLYLEPCCVQRYYQQRELLNWDHQIKKEEENEYFRPGRVGKFQKILWDLFEKPHTSLGARIVAIISITFIIISTVVLTLNTLPYFSARSQEDHEKDYPPFALLEAVYMSWFTFEFVIRLLSCPSKVKFMKSLMNVIDLLAILPYYVSIALVNSTDIGQLTEVRRIAQFFRIMRILRIFKLARHSVGLQSLGFTLRNSYKELGLLMLFIIMGVLIFSSLAYVFEKDDRQTKFTTMMDSYWWALITMTTVGYGDISPVTGFGKVIGSCCAICGVLVIALPIPIIGNNFAAFYKNERRREQLAEKKLAIERARRKGAIQPFPGQTSLPLEENLGLELDVTELDTEKALIAAAKHPSEPSLTHFGIEVDDISNQTMFTRPEILLSPGTRPTSTGSLQERVLLKAAKSNSSYSDREAMNNGGGRQRRLKRNSLPIVEGSNANADALKIHSML; this is translated from the exons ATGACCACAACAGCCAATCAATCCAACAAGATGACCGATACCTCGGCCATAGCCCAATTCCAGGGCGGGACTAGGGCGGTTCACTTTGACGATTTGGACAGTGTGATCAGTGAGGAGGAGCCCATCTATGCCTCCGCTGGCACTCAGACCTCATCCCTTTGTTCCGAAGGAGTCACCAGGACAAGCTCCTTCATTAGTTTGGGATCAACCGTGATCGAAAGTCTTTATCCCGCCACGGCTCCCAACGAATACAGAGGTTTCATGATGAGTAACAGCTTCTTGACGGATGGTGGCGAGTCCTTGGAGGAGTTCAAAGGCCTCTCCAGCACCAAACAGAATGTGGAGTTATTCAAGATTTTGAGTGCCATTGCTAGTGAGATCGAAAACCTCCGAATGTCCACGGAAAAACGGTTCTTAGCCTTGGAACAAGTAGTGCAGAGACAACAGGGCAGTAGCTCAGTGACCACGGTAGGAGGTTCCAGCTCTCGTAGCTCGGGAGCTAATGGTATCCCTCACCAATGGGACAAAATCAAGGCTAATCGAGCATACAACCAATACAAGAACATGGCCGG ACCCATGCTTAAACAAAGGCGGGATTCCAAGGCCTCCAAGGCCGACTCGAGCTTGATTAATCAAGAGTTGGCTGAGGAGGATGAATCCAGTTTGGGTAGCCTTGGAGATCAAAGATCGCCATCGTGGCCTCGGCTGACTGAGCTAGAATATCtcagggagaaaaaaagggcaGACGAGCAACTCGTCATCCTCAATGTGGGCGGAGTCAGGTTTGAG GCAACATGGTCTCTTCTGGAACGCTTACCCCAGACTCGCCTGGGCAAGTTGCGAAAATGTCAAACTGACCAAGAAGTTTTGGAACTTTGTGCCGGCTTCAATCCCGAAACCAACGAGTACAAGTTTGACCGACAACCTCGCAACTTCCCGTGTGTCCTGAACTTCTTGAACACGGGCAAGCTCCATTTGGGGGAAGAAACTTGTGTGATTGCCTTCTCGCAG GACATGGAATATTGGGGAGTGGATGACCTCTATTTGGAACCCTGTTGCGTTCAGAGGTACTATCAACAACGGGAACTCCTCAATTGGGATCACCAGatcaagaaagaggaggaaaacGAATACTTTCGACCAGGTCGGGTGGGCAAGTTCCAAAAGATTCTTTGGGACCTGTTTGAGAAACCGCACACCTCCTTAGGAGCCCGG ATCGTCGCCATCATCTCCATCACgttcatcatcatttccacGGTGGTCCTGACGCTCAATACGCTTCCGTATTTCTCGGCCAGAAGCCAAGAGGATCACGAAAAAGATTACCCTCCATTTGCTCTGCTAGAGGCGGTTTACATGTCTTGGTTCACCTTCGAATTTGTG ATACGTTTATTGTCATGCCCCAGTAAGGTCAAGTTCATGAAGAGTCTTATGAATGTGATTGACCTGTTGGCCATCCTCCCGTACTATGTTAGTATCGCTCTGGTCAACTCCACAGACATTGGACAACTCACCGAGGTCCGGAGAATTGCTCAATTTTTCCGAATTATGCGTATTCTTAG GATTTTCAAGCTAGCCAGACATTCAGTGGGCCTTCAGAGCCTTGGCTTTACTTTACGGAACAGTTATAAAGAGCTCGGCCTTCTGATGCTATTCATCATCATGGGAGTACTGATCTTTTCCTCATTGgcatatgtttttgaaaaagacgACCGCCAAACCAAGTTCACTACCATGATGGATTCGTATTGGTGGGCTTTGATTACCATGACCACG GTTGGTTATGGTGACATCAGTCCGGTAACCGGATTTGGTAAGGTGATAGGATCTTGTTGCGCCATTTGTGGCGTCTTGGTGATAGCCCTTCCGATTCCGATAATTGGGAACAATTTCGCGGCCTTTTACAAGAACGAACGCCGGCGAGAGCAATTGGCGGAGAAGAAATTGGCCATCGAGCGCGCTCGGCGCAAAGGCGCCATTCAGCCGTTCCCGGGGCAGACCTCGCTACCTTTGGAGGAAAATTTGGGCCTGGAACTGGATGTGACGGAATTGGACACAG AAAAGGCCCTAATTGCCGCCGCCAAACACCCCAGTGAGCCGAGTCTCACTCATTTTGGGATTGAAGTGGACGACATAAGCAATCAGACCATGTTCACCCGACCCGAAATCCTGCTCTCGCCTGGGACACGCCCAACATCCACAGGGAGTCTCCAAGAGCGAGTGTTGCTCAAGGCCGCCAAGTCCAATTCCAGCTATTCCGATCGAGAGGCCATGAACAACGGAGGAGGCCGTCAACGAAGGCTCAAACGGAACAGTCTTCCAATCGTCGAGGGCAGCAACGCCAATGCTGATGCATTGAA AATCCATTCAATGCTCTGA
- the LOC131882429 gene encoding potassium voltage-gated channel protein Shab-like isoform X1, whose protein sequence is MTTTANQSNKMTDTSAIAQFQGGTRAVHFDDLDSVISEEEPIYASAGTQTSSLCSEGVTRTSSFISLGSTVIESLYPATAPNEYRGFMMSNSFLTDGGESLEEFKGLSSTKQNVELFKILSAIASEIENLRMSTEKRFLALEQVVQRQQGSSSVTTVGGSSSRSSGANGIPHQWDKIKANRAYNQYKNMAGPMLKQRRDSKASKADSSLINQELAEEDESSLGSLGDQRSPSWPRLTELEYLREKKRADEQLVILNVGGVRFEATWSLLERLPQTRLGKLRKCQTDQEVLELCAGFNPETNEYKFDRQPRNFPCVLNFLNTGKLHLGEETCVIAFSQDMEYWGVDDLYLEPCCVQRYYQQRELLNWDHQIKKEEENEYFRPGRVGKFQKILWDLFEKPHTSLGARIVAIISITFIIISTVVLTLNTLPYFSARSQEDHEKDYPPFALLEAVYMSWFTFEFVIRLLSCPSKVKFMKSLMNVIDLLAILPYYVSIALVNSTDIGQLTEVRRIAQFFRIMRILRIFKLARHSVGLQSLGFTLRNSYKELGLLMLFIIMGVLIFSSLAYVFEKDDRQTKFTTMMDSYWWALITMTTVGYGDISPVTGFGKVIGSCCAICGVLVIALPIPIIGNNFAAFYKNERRREQLAEKKLAIERARRKGAIQPFPGQTSLPLEENLGLELDVTELDTEKALIAAAKHPSEPSLTHFGIEVDDISNQTMFTRPEILLSPGTRPTSTGSLQERVLLKAAKSNSSYSDREAMNNGGGRQRRLKRNSLPIVEGSNANADALKYMADD, encoded by the exons ATGACCACAACAGCCAATCAATCCAACAAGATGACCGATACCTCGGCCATAGCCCAATTCCAGGGCGGGACTAGGGCGGTTCACTTTGACGATTTGGACAGTGTGATCAGTGAGGAGGAGCCCATCTATGCCTCCGCTGGCACTCAGACCTCATCCCTTTGTTCCGAAGGAGTCACCAGGACAAGCTCCTTCATTAGTTTGGGATCAACCGTGATCGAAAGTCTTTATCCCGCCACGGCTCCCAACGAATACAGAGGTTTCATGATGAGTAACAGCTTCTTGACGGATGGTGGCGAGTCCTTGGAGGAGTTCAAAGGCCTCTCCAGCACCAAACAGAATGTGGAGTTATTCAAGATTTTGAGTGCCATTGCTAGTGAGATCGAAAACCTCCGAATGTCCACGGAAAAACGGTTCTTAGCCTTGGAACAAGTAGTGCAGAGACAACAGGGCAGTAGCTCAGTGACCACGGTAGGAGGTTCCAGCTCTCGTAGCTCGGGAGCTAATGGTATCCCTCACCAATGGGACAAAATCAAGGCTAATCGAGCATACAACCAATACAAGAACATGGCCGG ACCCATGCTTAAACAAAGGCGGGATTCCAAGGCCTCCAAGGCCGACTCGAGCTTGATTAATCAAGAGTTGGCTGAGGAGGATGAATCCAGTTTGGGTAGCCTTGGAGATCAAAGATCGCCATCGTGGCCTCGGCTGACTGAGCTAGAATATCtcagggagaaaaaaagggcaGACGAGCAACTCGTCATCCTCAATGTGGGCGGAGTCAGGTTTGAG GCAACATGGTCTCTTCTGGAACGCTTACCCCAGACTCGCCTGGGCAAGTTGCGAAAATGTCAAACTGACCAAGAAGTTTTGGAACTTTGTGCCGGCTTCAATCCCGAAACCAACGAGTACAAGTTTGACCGACAACCTCGCAACTTCCCGTGTGTCCTGAACTTCTTGAACACGGGCAAGCTCCATTTGGGGGAAGAAACTTGTGTGATTGCCTTCTCGCAG GACATGGAATATTGGGGAGTGGATGACCTCTATTTGGAACCCTGTTGCGTTCAGAGGTACTATCAACAACGGGAACTCCTCAATTGGGATCACCAGatcaagaaagaggaggaaaacGAATACTTTCGACCAGGTCGGGTGGGCAAGTTCCAAAAGATTCTTTGGGACCTGTTTGAGAAACCGCACACCTCCTTAGGAGCCCGG ATCGTCGCCATCATCTCCATCACgttcatcatcatttccacGGTGGTCCTGACGCTCAATACGCTTCCGTATTTCTCGGCCAGAAGCCAAGAGGATCACGAAAAAGATTACCCTCCATTTGCTCTGCTAGAGGCGGTTTACATGTCTTGGTTCACCTTCGAATTTGTG ATACGTTTATTGTCATGCCCCAGTAAGGTCAAGTTCATGAAGAGTCTTATGAATGTGATTGACCTGTTGGCCATCCTCCCGTACTATGTTAGTATCGCTCTGGTCAACTCCACAGACATTGGACAACTCACCGAGGTCCGGAGAATTGCTCAATTTTTCCGAATTATGCGTATTCTTAG GATTTTCAAGCTAGCCAGACATTCAGTGGGCCTTCAGAGCCTTGGCTTTACTTTACGGAACAGTTATAAAGAGCTCGGCCTTCTGATGCTATTCATCATCATGGGAGTACTGATCTTTTCCTCATTGgcatatgtttttgaaaaagacgACCGCCAAACCAAGTTCACTACCATGATGGATTCGTATTGGTGGGCTTTGATTACCATGACCACG GTTGGTTATGGTGACATCAGTCCGGTAACCGGATTTGGTAAGGTGATAGGATCTTGTTGCGCCATTTGTGGCGTCTTGGTGATAGCCCTTCCGATTCCGATAATTGGGAACAATTTCGCGGCCTTTTACAAGAACGAACGCCGGCGAGAGCAATTGGCGGAGAAGAAATTGGCCATCGAGCGCGCTCGGCGCAAAGGCGCCATTCAGCCGTTCCCGGGGCAGACCTCGCTACCTTTGGAGGAAAATTTGGGCCTGGAACTGGATGTGACGGAATTGGACACAG AAAAGGCCCTAATTGCCGCCGCCAAACACCCCAGTGAGCCGAGTCTCACTCATTTTGGGATTGAAGTGGACGACATAAGCAATCAGACCATGTTCACCCGACCCGAAATCCTGCTCTCGCCTGGGACACGCCCAACATCCACAGGGAGTCTCCAAGAGCGAGTGTTGCTCAAGGCCGCCAAGTCCAATTCCAGCTATTCCGATCGAGAGGCCATGAACAACGGAGGAGGCCGTCAACGAAGGCTCAAACGGAACAGTCTTCCAATCGTCGAGGGCAGCAACGCCAATGCTGATGCATTGAAGTACATGGCTGATGATTGA